The nucleotide window agtaatgactctatagcatcttactacactgatggacagtgactgtaatggggtatgtggtggggacttgatgattgggggtgtctagtaaccataaagttgctcatgtaattgtagattaatgataccaaaaaataaaaaataaataaaaaataaataaataaatgtatggcCCTTAAGAACAAGCCATGAAACATGAAGTCTGAAGCAAAGTACGTGCAGAGGAGAGCTATGTAGAGTCCAGTCAAAGCAaggataaatacataaaaaacataCCTAATTAATCAGGACATGTGCCTCCTaggacttaaaaataataatagaatatcATCGGCCTGATTTCATGTTACTCTCCTCCCCCTTATATAAAGAATATTCCATGGGCAAACTAACGACACTCAGCTTCCACTTCCTAAGCatgaaggagccatggaataTGAGGAAACTCAGCTTCTCAACCATAGAACACAGGGCCGGGAGTATTCTACCCAGCACGCAACACAATGAGAGGGGTCTGAAGGCCTGAGTTCCATAAAAGGTAGAAAAACAGAGCATTTCCGGCAAATACCAGCTCTCATCCTGGCTGGAGTGACCCACCTCCACTGGCCCTGTGGAATCAAGGAAACCTAGTTGCTCCTCTAACTGAAAGAGAGCCATGTTTGGGACTGGAAGGAGCTATGAGGCTTTGAGCAGAGGCACTTAAAGAACCTTCCAGTCTAATTTGTGGGAGGACATTTCTCTACAGACTTGGCAACAGATTTCCAGCTAAGGCCTCCACACAAACCCCATgacccctcctccaccccagtaAGGTTAAGAGTAGTTCCAGCTTAATTCTCTAAGGGCAAAATTCTAGAGCAGGCTCCAGTTGCCTGAAGAAGACACAGGAGCCTGCGCCTTTCCCCTGAACCCTCTCTGTGCCACTATACCGCACAGGAAGTTAGGGGTAGGGCCAGGGTCCCTATTCCAGAGAAGTAAGTTGCTAACTGCAGTCTCTTCTCTATGCTCAGCCCGTTGCTCTAAGGTGCTTTGATCTGCCTCCCAGCGGACTCTCCATCCCACAACCTCCTCTTTAAGTGGTACCATCTTCCTCCCTAGCCTCCCCAAGTGTGAGGCCTTTGCTGAGGTCTAGTACCCTCACAGTCCTCTAGGTCTGCCCCGATAACTCCTTCCCAGGTAAAGTGTCAATCTGAGTCTCCAAGGATATAAGCAAGTGGCAGGGACTATCCACCACCTGCTGACTTTCCTTCTTCTGAAGCCATACTCTCAGGTTTTGGTACTAACCATGGCTGTCCAGAAGCTTCCAGAATGAGACAGTCAGGTTGAGCACCCAGAGAGTAACCTGGCTGCAGTAGATACACAGGGAtccaagaaagagaagggaaagatcAGATCAAAACACAactagaaagggactggggaggatgggtaggaagggagggacaagggcggggaaaaagaaagagggcattacgattagcatgtatggtgTGGCggggcacggagagggctgtgcaacacagagaagacaagtagtgattttacagttcttactacgttgatggacagtgactgtgaaaggggtatgtgggggggacttggtgaaggggggagcctagtaaacataatgttcttcatgtgattatagattaatgataccaaaataaaataaaaataaaattttttaaaaaatgctctttACCGAATGAGCATTTCCaatgaaaaaaaacagaactaGAACCTAGGACTCAAGGCATTCTAcaatgggggaggggggaggaagaTATTCCCCAAAGGGCTCTGGTAAGTAGGCAGTAACCAGGAATTCCCTCCAACCAGAATATTGGCAACTCAATTGTTGTATACCTCTGTGGGCAATTTGCAAATTCTTTCTCATATTCCCAACACTATGGTTTTACATCTCGGTTATCTATACAATTCTTCATCAATATATCTAGTTTGTCCCCTTCAATCCCACACAGTTCTGTAACTGACTTCCTTATTAGCACCAGGATGTGGCATACTCTTGACTTATTTCTATGTTGGCTAAATTTTCTGAACAACGATCAGAGCACATAGTCTGTATATTTAaggatcaaaggaacagaatgtTTGAAATGAGGATTGTCTCAGAAGATCCTATGGTGTTGGGACTGCTGTATGCAGATCGTTTCCTTGGAAAGCTGTCCTCCAGTTCCCAAATCCAAGAAGGCTCAGCCTTACCCTTGGCTGAAAAGCCCCACTTCATCAAAAACTGCCATTCAGCCTAAAATTTCAAACTCCCaaggtccttctttttgtttgctaaattattttgttgtttaaaatttttgttaaataatttaaaaattttaaatagttgaaTCAGCGCGGTTCAAAAGTCAAATTTCAAAATGGAACACACAACGAGTCTcccctctgactcctttcctctggAACCGAGTTCTTTATCCCAGAGGAAACTTGCAGAACTATTTTATGCAACTACAAGTATATACaaatattcttaaaagaaaaattttcatattttctggtTATAAAATTAACATGTTTCAACGGTTTTGCCATTATAAAAAATACTACAAAGATATCTTTCTAATGATATTGGGGCTCTTCAGTTACCACTTTTTTAGAGTCCTATAAGAATTTCTACATTTGTTGAGAAATTCTAAACACCCCCAGCGTGCATCTTATTATATTATAATTACTCACCACTAAAAGAAAAAGCGCTGAATTTGTGGTAAagagacctgagtttgaatcttgGTTCGACCACTAAAACATACTTCACCAGTTTCATAAAATCACTTCAGCGCTTTCTTCGCTGTACATAAGACCGAATACCCGTCATGCAGTCTTTACCGCCAATACTTTGCAATTGGGCAGGAGAACTGGACGTAAAAGAGGGGAGGAATaaaactttcttctttcttcctcaaGGTAAAGGGGCTCTGAATCGTGGACTTCTTGTTTCTCTAGGCACTAGAAAAACACTGCCCCTGAAATGGGTGTGTATCTTGGGATAAAGACAGGATTTTATTCGTTAATATTCAAACCATCCCCATCCACACCCCCCTCTAAGTCATAGCAATGTCTGGTACACGGTGGGCACACTCCCCGTGTCTTAGAACACCTGCAAAGTTGCAACTGGGAGCCAACGCCCTCAATGTTGCAACTGGGCCAAGTCCTGCACTCTTCTGTGCGCCCCCTTCTGGCCAGCTGGAGAAAGGCCCAAACGGACTACATTTCCCGGCATGCCCTGAGAGAGACGTCCGGCTATTCGGAAGGAAATTGAGGAACACGTGAGGCAGTTAGTGAGACCGAGCTGCAAACCGAGCGGAACCTCTGGATTCGGTGTGGTAATGTTTCTCCAGTATTACCTCAACGATCAGGGAGACCGGGTTTATACACTGAAGGTAAGGAGAGGAAACAGGCTGTACAGGGGTATGACGAGAGGTGCAGGTGGGAAGAGCGGTCGGGACCAGCCCCTGAGCTGCCCAGCTGGCTGAGCGGAACTGGGGAGCCCAGGGGCCAGGCGCGGTAGAGGCCGGAGGGAGTGGCTCCTAGACCTGACGGTCCCGGCTCGTCTTCCCGTGTGCCCTTTATCGCGCGGCCCCCTCCTTATCCCAACCTCCGTCTATTGACGCCAGCGATTGAGTTTTCGTACTAAGATTTTGTTCTCACTTTTTTTCTCGAGCAGAAACTTGACCCTATGGGACAACAGACCTGTTCGGCCCATCCTGCTCGATTCTCCCCGGACGACAAATACTCTCGACACCGAATCACTGTCAAGAAACGCTTCAAGGTGCTCATGACCCAGCAGCCGCGTCCTGTTCTCTGAGGGCCCCTTACGTTTCATGCCTCGATGCCGCCTGCTGCCCCTCAGAGATAACGAAACCAGGCTCTTCAGTCTGTCAGCCTTGAAGCCTTCTTACCGCCCTTGCTCTTTGTAATCCGGTCTCATCACTGCATTTGATCATGCTTTTGTGAGGCAATCGCAGTAGCATCCCTCTTCAAGGGAACAAGATCgaatcttttcttattttgaatcACTGCCCGGTTATTAAAATGATTTGAGAGAGCTCTTATTTTGTATgttgtgggaagaaaggagtggtttaaaaacaaaagcaaaaatgggggAGATGAGAGTGAAGAGTATCCCGGGCATACAAAAGACCACCTTGAAAGAAAAACCAGTCACTGCTGAAGCAGGAGTGCTGTGCAGTTAGTGATAGGTAGATgctggggaagaggaggaaaggTGGAAAACTGTCAGCATCCACTGGAAAATACCTGTTGTCAGGTGATTTCTGGGTCCTTTAAATGACATTTTGACTCGGAAgagttattgaaaaaaataatagctaTAATGTAGAAGGGAAGGCATTACACAAAGATTCTGCCCTGTGTGTATGACTTTCAGAAAGTCAATCTGTTTAATCCCATTTTTCTCATCATTTCTAAATTGTCTTCCAACTCTAAACTTGGTAGGGTTCAGTGGTGGATCTTAGTATGTCTACAGTGTTTGTCCAGTGCTTGTGAATAGGAATGCTTTTTTGCACATTTATTGCCCCTCTGGTAATATTACCAGGCGTTTAGTTCTCTGCATCAAGGAATTGTCTTCTAGGTGCATACCTAACTATATCTCTTTGGCAGCTAGCTGCTATGTGCAGCTCTACATAGATCTTAATTTGAAAGATGAGATATGAAAAATTCAAGCAGGTAGTTTGTTGTCTTTCAGGCTATAgttggggattaaaaaaaaaaacaacctgggAGATTTCTTTTGGACTTGAGCTTCTGTCATGGGTCAACCATAAAATTTTAGTCCAATTCATATTTAGGGATGATGAGGTGAAATATAATATACAGACATTCAAAAAATGCTAGCTTGCTCATTCCTCTCCTTACCAAGTTAATGAACTCATTTCCCAGTCTTCTCATTCATGGCTTTGACAATGGATTTGAATGTTTGGTTAGTaccactgatttaaaaattgcCTTGTGGAGATGTGTTCTAATTGTGCATATTTTGGACTCCAGAAGCAGTTGTGACTCAGTGCAAATTTATCAAGACTGGACCTGGAAAGTGGTAGATACGTTTCTCTCAAACTTTGGTATCTGACCATCACAGCAGAAAAGTTTAGGTTGTTGaatgctgagaaaaaaaaaatctctatgcTTGGGTCACAGTAAATAGAAGACAGATGATTTTCAGATGAATTAGGAGAATGGTGAACTGAGATACTTGTTTCCTGTAAAACAACTTTTTATTTCTAGCCTACACTTACAGAGTTCTTAGCATTGGATCTGAGAGATTTTAAAGAGTTATTCTAGTAAAATAATAGAGAttgaagaaatgttaaaaattctTCAAATGATCAGGAAAAGGATCTGATACGGAAGTTTCTTAAGCACCAAAATTGGTAAATGAATTCTGCTaccagttttttttaatgttaactgTAATTCTAAATTACATACACCCTGCCCTTTCCCACCCAAGACAAAGGATTCCATTGGTCCTTGCTACCTTCTGTGTGGACTGACATGAAAATACTTGAACCTGGAAATAACCCTAATCAAAGTTGAGGGGAAGAGCCAAACTGGTTTGAATATACTGAGGACTTTTTACTTAAGAGATCCCGAAGGTATTAACATCTTGAGATATGCTTAAACGGGAGAAGAGTCTTAAGAGGTATAGTATATTGGTATTAGGTAATATATGTAATTGAATGAAAATACATACGGTTTGAAACAAAATTGGATGTTGGAGAAACCTGTTTCTTTATAAAGGGAAAGCCTGTGAGATTTGAATGAACAGCAAACCTgccagaggaaaagggaaagccTGTGAGATTTGAATGAACAGCAAACCTGCCAGAGGAAAAATTGATCCCTCAGGGAGGTGAATTTTTTGCTTCCTGAAGGAAGAAAGCTGTGAGCCTGAATCAACAGTCACAGGCTTTATAAGGAATCAAGCTTTGACGGggtttacattttaaatggagATTTCTCATTTTGTTACCTAGATCTTTTTAACTGGCCTTTGTTGTTTGATAAAAGGGGATTTCCTGGCTCAGGTCTTAACAGTTCTGATCCTTGTAAGGAGAAAAGTGTTAAATTTAAGTCTTGAACAAACTATAGGAAAGAACTTTCAAACAAAACATTGACGAGTtaaaatttattgaacacttcTATTCATGCATTAAATAAACATGGTAAAAATATTTTGGCAGTAGTAGGGAAAAATTCAAGAGTATTTCATTGCCTTCTCCAGGTCCAAAATTGAGTATGTTTTCTGTAATGGAACTTTAAGTTTGACCAGAAAGTGGAATAGCACtgttccagctttactgaggtgtTACTGACAAAATTGTATATACATAAGGTGTACAACAGATAATTTGGCAGAcgtgaaatacttttttttgaggacaggaaaaaaaaaaagcacaagtcGTGTATAAATTGAGGATACAATGCTTGAGAATAGACTTATACATACAAATTTCAATGAGGATCATACCTAGATAATGTGGTATTAGGaggttttttaaagaaactaggaATGGTATTTTCAGAGACGCTTTTATTACAAAGAGATGGTGTTTGAGGTTAAGAGGGCAAGGGGCATCACCTGCCCCCGAGATGCCTCCAGAGTGAGTTTATACAACACAGCGGGACCAAGAAGgaagaggatttgttttctcaggTGCACGACCCTCGGGCCCTCACGTCCAACTACGATTCCCGTCGTGCTCCGGGCCTCCTGCGTTCCCGCCCCGGCCTTCGCCCGCCAGTCCTGCGGCGACCCGGGCGAGCGCCTGCGCACAGCCCACTCCTTACTAGGCTTCAGAGGCTGGGCGGGGCTCCCGGGCGCTTGCGGGACGGTGCCGCCCTCCGGCCGCTCCCCCGGCTTCTCTTCGGACCGTTAACCTCTGAATGAGGAACGAGCGGGGAGGGAAGGGTGGGGCTGCGGCGGCGCAGGCACAGCCCGCTGGGCCCGGGGCCGGAGGCAGAGAGGTCACGTAGCGGCAGCTCTGGCGTCTGGCCCGGGAGGGGGCGCCCTACCCGGCAACCCGAGCCCTCCTCAGCGTGCCGCGGCTCGGAAACGGTTACCGGCCCGTAAACAACAGCTGCGCGCTCTCCCGCCTCAGCTGGCGCCGGGACCCGCAACTGCGACTTCCTCCCCTCCTCGCCGCCGCCTCCTGCTCAACCGGGGCCAGCCTGCGAGGTCATCTCCTCTTCTCCGACCCGAAGGAAGAGCGGCGAGGGGCTggcctgcgcggcggccccgttAGGGGAGAAAGCGTCTCCCCGTAAAGGGGCTGCCCGTCGTGTCACAGGCAGGAAAAACCCAGTGAGCCGACGGTAGGCTCGATGGACTAGCAAGACCTGCCACGACCCTGAACTGCAGTCCGAGGTGTCTCGATCCGCTGGCCGCCTCGCCCCGACCCCAGGACCTTTCCTCGCGAGAAGAGCGGGCGGGCCATCCCCGCAGACCTCTCGGAGGCAGGCTCCGCTCTGCCCCCGCATCCTCCTCTGCTCCTGCATCCTCCTCTGCCCACCCTTCTCTCCTCATTCTCCTCTATCCAGTAGTGTTGGTTATTTTCCCCGTTATGCATGTGCATCTCTCGCACCAGACCCAAGTGGATTTTCGGCCTCAAAAACATCGGGTGACTGTACACACACCTCCCTGCCAGACCTGCGGGGTATTCACCTGATGTACAACAGGTGGCCAGGTGTATGTTTTGCAATCTGATCTATGCTATATTCACGTGGTAAGGGTGGGCCTGCACGCACTTAGCTCAACGAGACCCGTGTGTCATTTACCAGATAAAGTACTACCTCGGCCGAAACCTGAGGGTCGAAGGGAGAAAGGCTTCACCTGCTTCTGTGAGACCATGGCACTGAGCCCACAACTCTGGACTAGGGGAGATACCTAGATAGCTCTTCATTCCTAAGGAACGAAGTTACTTCCAtcgttttgtcttttttttttttttaattcttaaatatttttgtcaGCTACTGGTAGTGCACTTTATAGGATAGTCTGCTTGAATTCTGAGTAGAAGGGTTCTTATTAGGGGCTTTTTTATGTGGTGTGAATCAAGATAATTAAGGTTTTTTAAagttatcttttctatttttacaatCAAAGTAGCTAGTGTAGGTGGAGGGATTTTGGGGGGTTGTCCTTTTTTCTCTatccttataaaaaggaaaagaaaaagaaatgcatcCTCCAGAAACCACCACCAAGATGGCTTCAGTTCGGTTCATGGTGACTCCAACAAAGATTGATGACATTCCAGGTTTGTCAGACACCAGCCCAGACCTCAGTTCTCGATCCAGTTCCCGAGTAAGATTTAGTTCCCGGGAAAGCGTGCCGGAAACAAGCCGTAGTGAGCCTATGAGTGAGATGTCTGGGGCCACCACTTCACTGGCAACTGTTGGACTGGATCCAGCTAGTGACCGGACCTCTAACCGCCAGGATGTTACTGAAGGTAAGTAGAAACACAGATGACTGGATACTTTGATTACCGACTTATTTATCCAGGATAACTGTCTACCAGGAGATCATTTTTCCATTACACAAAAATCATCAGGAACCGAAGTCCCCTTTTGGAGATGCTTAGGAACCCTGTGGAATCATTGGTAACATAGTGGCTCTCTGCGTTAGTAAGAGCATGTGGGAAGGTCTGTGGCAAGTAGGAAAGTAAATGCATATTTTGGGTTCCTTATTTTTGTCTCCTTAGACTTAAAATGGCTTGTTTTCGTTAAGGATGAATATCAAAGACTTTAGTGGTTTTTCAGCATAGAAGATCCTAAGTTGTAAAATCTAGTGAAGAGCTACCTTTAGAGCCCTATTACAGTCTGCTTTTAGGCCTGTTACAAGGAGTAGTTATTGATTATATCTTAACAGCTTTCCTGCAAAGACTTCAGCTACTGTACCacaaaatcctttttaaaaagttgtattttaCAGCGACAGTGGTTCAAGTAGCTAAACTCACTCAGGGTGAGGCTAGGTAGATGTAGTGTGCTATCCTCTTCAATAGAGAAATTCCAGAGAGGCTTTCGGGCCTGATTTCCACataattttttcataattttttgaaCTTTAGATGGAATGTGTTGAGTTTTTGTAATCAGGAAGTAGCACACAAGCCACTTTTGATTTATGTTGACCACTGCAGACCTTTAGCTTCCCAGAGCAATTTTTGTCAGCTGGCTTTGGAAATTTTCATTGAATTTAGTGGGAAGAGGTGATGGAAGAGAGAGGTGAGATAAAATGGAGAGGTCATAACATTTTTCAGACTCTGAAGTAGAAAAATTTGAGAGCTGCTACGCTGCtttatatatgtggttttttatatgctgtattcttatTAATGTAAATCTGTCTGGTAGTGACATTTTGTCTTAAGAATCTTAAAGACTTAAAATGATACTCTACCCAAATTTGGAAATGATACTCTACCCAAATTTGGAAACCATAGCTTCAGCCACTGACTTGTCATTTTCCGGTGTGAGGAAATATGGTTTCTCCTACTCTAAAGGTTGCAGGAACCCAGAATGATATTTAGTTCCTTATTTCTGTTTGTATTGTTTAATGTTTGGAGACAAGGTAGATTTGGTAAAGTTTACAATCTTAGGATTCACTTACCCTTGACTaatggtttttgtgtgtgtggaggtATTACAGATAGATTCCTGGACTTAATTAACTATCTTCAATTTCTTGAGAAATTTTATACTGTGTACCAGTGTTAAAATTACACTAtggaataaaaatttatttaacagTTCCTCTTCCTCCAAATTAATTCTAgattatagttttcatttttaccaTCATACTGTATTTAGGTTGTAAAAGTACCAGGTAAAGACTATAACTGTTAATTGTTTTAATGCTAAAATTGTCATTAGGAAATTACAGTTAAGTGTTGTTAGGCTTGTGACTTAtggaattgtatttttattttgcttttaaaagtgGACTTATTCAGTAATATGTTAGCTTTGCAGAACAGGATCCTTATCCACGCTGCTGAGAGTATcacttctgtaaaaaaaaaatttaagaggtATAGCATGTTAGGGACCCTCAGATGACCAAGAATCAAATTCTGGTCAAATCCCATTTTAGACTGTGAGGAAAGTAATTCTTACAGAGAAGGATGTTTGTTGACTACAAGTGGTAAAGCCAAGACTGAAGTGCAGGCCTCCtgccttccatccatgtttttcatTATATCATTTTGCCTTTACCGTGACAAACATATTTACATTTGCCTCAGTACCATTTCGTTAACTAAATGATTgttaaaataatactaaaaaagAACAGGgaacatttttatgttttatacagACTCTAATACATTTCAATCTTTTATAGTTTAAGAAATGCTCTCTGAGGCTCTGATATACACGAGGCATTCCAGTGGTTGTTACAAGAAGTATTCAAGTGAGGTATAGGTTCTGTCTTTGGAGAGCTCATGGTATAATGGTGAAAATGACTAGAACACCACTATCCATTCCTTCACCAAACATTTACTAAGCACTAAACGAATTTAGGCCCTGCTCTGGCTGTTAAGGATGCAGAACTGAGAAAAAGAATCACTGTTCTAATAGAGAAAGCAAacaaattttcatataaattataaTGCTGTATGATACATGCAACAGTAGAAATATAcagcaaaatacaaaaaagaaaaatacaaattttagaataatactatagaaaaatatgcaaagaaaatgaactgAGGTAAAATGGAGACACTAAGAGACTGGAGGACTTGAGGTAAAATGATAGTGAAAGATGTAGAAAATTAGACTGGTCAGACATGGAATGTTGGAGTTGATGGTTTCAGAGATGGGGAAATTTTGATCACGTGTACAACCTTGAGAGAGGTTTCTGAAGTTGCATAAAAGTAAAAGCCAGTTGACTCAGGGAACTCTATGTATACCAGTCTTGAGGTTGGCTGTTTCCATGTTTTTACTGAGGGATGATAGGAGGTAGAGGCGCAAAAATAATTTAGATAATTCGTCCTTCAAAGAGTCAGTTTTTTTCTGAACTTTTTGTGATTCAGCCCCACACCCAGACAGAACAGATCAGTTCTTAATGTCCCTATATCCCTTACACATGCTTATTACTATAGGACCTATTTCACTTaactttgttgtttttgtttacaTACCATctttttttaacaatattcacAAAAGTATTTAATCAAATTAAAGCTGTACCACATttgaagatttaaaaacaatttatttttgttaagtgACACATGGCATCTAACAATCAGAACTTTACATGTTTTGTACTTATCAGTCACATTCTCTTAATTCAGCTGTAAGTTTCTTGAGGACAGGGACACAGAATTGTCTTTGTATCTTAACTGAGTATAATGCATGATGCCACATATAACTTGTATGCAAAAATATATCGAGTTAAAGATCATCTACTAGAGCAGTGATTATTTGGCTGCCTGTTGGAATGAGCcagacatctttttttaaaaaagagttgcATTCCAATCCCCATTTAATTGCATCAGTAGTTTTTTAAAGCTCTTGAGCTGATTCTAATATAAAGCCAGAGTTGAGGACCATAACTCAAACAGAAGAGTGATTGATGGTATACT belongs to Manis pentadactyla isolate mManPen7 chromosome 11, mManPen7.hap1, whole genome shotgun sequence and includes:
- the NOP10 gene encoding H/ACA ribonucleoprotein complex subunit 3, translated to MFLQYYLNDQGDRVYTLKKLDPMGQQTCSAHPARFSPDDKYSRHRITVKKRFKVLMTQQPRPVL